Genomic DNA from bacterium:
CCAGGAAGAGGGCGCCCACCACCCCACCCACGTGGGCGAGCCAGCCCGAGTCGGGGTCGGAGCGCCGCGCCAGCTCCCAGATGACCAGGTAGATGAACATCACGGCCAGCGCGCTGAAGAATGCCGACATGAAGTTCACCGCGCGGGCGGTGGAGTAGCTCGCGGTGGTGATGTCGGCCTGCCCGAAGAGGACGTCGAAGACCCGTCCCACCAGCACGTACAGCGGCGTGCCCGGCTGGTGCGGCACGCCCACGATGTGGCTCGTGGTGATGTACTCCCCCGCGTCCCAGAATGGCGTCGTGGGATTCAGGGTCGCCCCGTAGACGGCGAGGGTCAGGACGAAGACGCCGGCGGCCACCAGGACCTGCGGCCGGCGATACCAGTTTTCCATCAGTGCGTCACACCTTCGGCGGAGAGTGGGCTCGGACGGGCTGCGGGGGCACGGCCCCGGCCCGCAAATCTACCACATGTGATGGCTTTGCATAGGCCGGATCCGGCGCCGGGCCCTGCAACGCCCCTTCGATTCATGAGTTCCCGTTCCGGCCCAACCGCCCCCAGCGGCCCAGCCACAGCAGCACGCCGCCCTGCAGCGAGAAGACGACCTGCACCAGGTAGGCGGCCACCTCCATGGCCACCGCCGCGGTGGCGCCCAGGCCGGCTGCCGTCAGCAGTTCGGCCGAGACCGACTCGCGCAGGCCGATGCCGTTGATGGTCACCGGCAGGGTGAGGCTGATGGCCAGCATGGGCACCAGCACCAGCAGCTGCGCAACCTGCACCGGCGCGAGGGCGAACCCCAGCCCGAGGGCCACCAGCAGGTGGGTCGCCATGCGCAGGGCCTGCACCACGATGCTGAACGCGAGGACCCCGTTCATGAAGGCGACCCGGCGGCGGAAGGCGCCGAACTCGTGCGTGACCTGCGCCGCCTGCTCGGCGAGTCGCACCAGCCCGATGGCCCGCAGCAGGCCGGGCAGGCGGGCCCCCAGCCGGCGCGAGAGCAGCAGGGCCAGCACACCGAACAGGAAGAGCAGCACCGGGATCATCAGCAGGGCCGTGCGCGGCAGCGGCACGCCGGCCAGGGCGCAGCCCGCCATGACCAGCACGGCCAGCGCCGTCAGGGCCCCGAGACCGATCAGGCGGTCCATCAGGGTGGCGCAGAAGACGGCGTGGGGCCGGTTCTCGCGGCGCCCGAGATCGATGATCTTGTAGGCGTCGCCGCCGATGTTGGCGGGCAGGAAGTTGTTGAAGAAGAGCCCGATGAAGTACAGCCGCCGGATCTCGCGCACCGGCGTCGTCACGCCCGTCACGCGCAGGATCCAGGCCCACTGCTGCGCTCCGCCCAGGGCCGAGACGCCGTACACGCCGAGGGCCGCCAGCAGCCATCCCCAGCGGGGCGTGCGCATGGCCGCCTGGATCTCGGTGAAGGAGATCCGCGCGAGCACGAAGGCGATGAGGGCCCCGCTGATGACGAGCTTGGCCACGAAGACGGCGAGCTGCCGTCCGCCGCCGCCCGCGGGCGCGCCGCTGCCGCCGGTCGCCGTCAAACCCGACGCCCTCCCCGCCGCGCGACCTCCCGGAAGAGGTCGAGCGACTCGTCGACGCAGCGCTGCCAGCTGAACGTGCCGGCCCAGGCGCGGGCCGCGGCGCTTTGGCGCGCGAAGAGGTCGGGGGCGTCGATGATCTCCAGGGCCCGCGCCGCGAACGCCGTGTCGTCGCCGTAGGGCACCAGGAAGCCGGTCTCGCCGTCGCGCACCGAGTCGCGCAGGCCCGGCCGGTCGCTGGCCACCACGGGCAGGCCGCACTGGTTGGCCTCGATGACCGTCAGGCCCCAACCCTCCTTGGGGCTCGGGTTCAGGAAGACGTGGGCGCGGTGCAGGGTGTGCACGAGCTCGTCCCAGGGCATGAAGCCGCTGAAGGCGACGGTGTCGTCGAGGCCGAGTTTCGCGACGAGCTTCCGCAGGCGGGACTCGTCCGGCCCGCGCCCCATGACCAGCATGCGGGCGTCGGGCCGGGCCGCGACGATGCGGCCGAAGGCCCGGATCGCCACGTCGACGCTCTTGTAGCGGCGCAGGCGGCTCCACGACACGATCAGGGGCGTCTCGCTGCGCGGCGGCGGGTCGGCCAGGGTGAACTTCCCGTGCTCCATGCCGCAGAAGATGGTGCGGATGCGGCCGCCGTCCATCCCGCGCCCGATCAGGTCGTCGCGGGTCGAGGGGCTGATGACCTCGAAGTCGACATCGCGGTACAGGGGCGCCACGAGGCGTTCGGCGCCGTAGACGTAGGTCGCCGTCAGGGGGTTCGCCTCGCGGTACACGGTGGTGCCGAAGAGGTGCGGCACGATGGCCAGCAGCGGCGTCGCGCCGCGGTAGAGCGGCGTGTAGAAGGGGATCTTGTTGATGTCCTCGACGAGCAGGTCGTAGTCGCCGGTCTGCAGGAGGCGCTTCACCAGGCCGGGCAGGACGAAATTGGCCACCGTCCAGTGGCCGCGCCGGTGGATGTTCACGCCGTCGACCACGTCGTGGGCGGGCGCGCCGTCGTAACCGGCGCAGACCAGATCGACGTGCCAGCCCCGGTCGACGGCCCCCTTCAGGATGTGGTGCAGGTGCATCTCGGCGCCGCCGCCGAGGGGGTCGCCGATGTCGCGCCAGTTGACCGCGAGGATCTTCAGGGCTACGCCTCCGGCTTGCGCGCGATCACGCCGATGGTGGGCGTCGTGTACAGCGACAGGCGCCTGGTGCCGAACCAGGCGCGCCACTTCTCGCCCAACCGCGCCAGGGGCGGGACCGGCTCGGGGAACATGGGCAGCTTCCAGCCCAGGCGCGTGAGCAGGATCTTGCGCAGGGCGCGGTACCACAGGCCCGGCACCATCCAGTCGCCGTAGCTGCGGGTCACGGTGAGCCCCTCGTCGGTCATCATCCGCTCGAGTTCGGCGATGGTGAACTGGGTCTCCCAGCCGGCGAACCACTTGTCGATGGCGATGAGGGCCATCTTGCCCAGGGTGTAGTAGTGCCAGGTCTGGGGCACGTCGATGACGACCGAGCCGCCCGGCTTGAGGATGCGGATGTTGTCGCGCAGCAGCGGCAGCGGGTCGGGGAAGTGCTCGAGCAGGCCCTGGTGGAAGACGACGTCGAAGGTGCCGTCGGCGAAGGGGCTGTCCATGCCGTTGCCGCACACCGGCGCCACGGTGACGCCCACCTGGCCGGCGGCCTTGACCGTCAGCTCGAGGGAGCCCGGCACGTAGTCGAGGGTCAGCACCTCGGCCCCGGCCTTGGCCAGGGTCACGGCGTCGCGGCCGGTCCCGGCCCCCACCTCGAGGATGCGGCGCCCGGTCAGGTCCTGGCCCAGCAGCCCGGTGATCTCGCGCACCATGCGGCCGTCGGTGCCGTAGACGTCGTCGAGTTCGAGGGTGTCGGCCTCTTCCCAGAATTTCTGCCAGTGGTCGGGCGTGGAGGCTCTCACGACGCGCCCTCCTCGTCGCCGGCGGCGTCGGGCGTGGGCACGACGGGCGCGGGCTGGGTGACGCCCGGCTGCTTGAGGTCGGGATAGGTCTCGCCGGCGGCCCGGTCGAGGATCGCGTTGACGAAGCCGACGGCGCCGTCCTCGCAGTAGCGGTGGGCCAGCTCGCAGGCTTCGTTGATGACCGCGCGGAAGGGCACGTCGGGGCTGAAGCGGAGTTCCGCGAGGCCGATGGTCAGGATGACCACCTCGAGCGTCCCGAGCCGGGACGGGTCCCAGCGGTCGCTGATCAGCGAGTTCAGCCACCGGTCGAGTTCGCCGGCGTGCGCCTTGACCTTCCCGGCCAGGTCGCGGGCGAAGACGATGGTGTCGTCGGCCGACTCGCGGCGCAGGATCTGGTCCTCCAGGACGTCCGGCAGCGCGCTCCCGCTGATCAGCGAGGCGTACATGGACTGGAGCACGATTTCACGGCCTTTTCTGCGTTTGCCCACGCGGTATTCTCCTGTCAAAGAGCAGGTTGGCGCCCGGTGAAGGCCCCCGCGGGGCCACCGGTTCCCGGCAAAAAGGGGAAGGACGTGCCTTCCCCGGTTGCGCTGGCGTCAATTATAGCCGAAAAGGCCCTCCCGGACAAGGCTGGCGGCCCCGGGGCGCCTATTCGTGCCGGATGGCGTCGACCGGCTGCAGGCCGGCGGCCCGGCGGGCGGGCAGGATCCCGAACACCATGCCCACCACCACCGAGGCCCCGATGGCGAAGGCCACCGAGGGCCAGGTGACGGCCGCATGGAAGGGGTTCCCGCTGATCCGGCGCAGGACGAAGGCGATCCCGTAGGCCCCGGCGATGCCGAGCCCGGCGCCGAGGGCCGCTCCCGCGCCGCACATGAGCACGGCCTCGACGAACACCTGCCGCCGGATGTCCGCCGCCCGGGCGCCCATGGCCCGGCGGATGCCGATCTCCCGCGTGCGCTCGCCCACGGACATCAGCAGCACGTTCATGATCCCGATGCCCCCGACCAGCAGCGCGATGCCCGTGATCGCCACCATGAACGCCTTGAACAGGAGCAGGCCGCGGGCGGCCTGGTCGGCGTAGGTCCGGTAGCTGACGAGGGTCGCCCGCTCCCGCCAGTCGGGGTGCGCCGCGTCCAGCCGGGCGCCCACGGCGTCCTGCAGGGCCGGCACGTCCTCCACGGCGACGGCGCGGAACAGGGCCGACGGCAGGCTCGTGGTCGAGGGATCGATGTCGATCCGCGCGACCCGGGGCTGGAGCACGACGACCGGCGGCACCTCGTCACCGTCCAGCAGGCCGATCACGGCGAACTCGGTGTCCTCGAGGCGCAGCGTGCCGAACTCGCCGCCGGGCAGGAGGCGCGCCGCCGCTGCGGCCGGCACCAGGCACACCGGCCGGTCGGCAGCCAGATCGGCGGCGGTGAAATCGCGTCCGGCCCCGAGCGCGAAGTCGCCCAG
This window encodes:
- a CDS encoding flippase-like domain-containing protein gives rise to the protein MTATGGSGAPAGGGGRQLAVFVAKLVISGALIAFVLARISFTEIQAAMRTPRWGWLLAALGVYGVSALGGAQQWAWILRVTGVTTPVREIRRLYFIGLFFNNFLPANIGGDAYKIIDLGRRENRPHAVFCATLMDRLIGLGALTALAVLVMAGCALAGVPLPRTALLMIPVLLFLFGVLALLLSRRLGARLPGLLRAIGLVRLAEQAAQVTHEFGAFRRRVAFMNGVLAFSIVVQALRMATHLLVALGLGFALAPVQVAQLLVLVPMLAISLTLPVTINGIGLRESVSAELLTAAGLGATAAVAMEVAAYLVQVVFSLQGGVLLWLGRWGRLGRNGNS
- a CDS encoding glycosyltransferase family 4 protein, translated to MARLVRHQAPVAVHDAHHRRDRAQAGGVALKILAVNWRDIGDPLGGGAEMHLHHILKGAVDRGWHVDLVCAGYDGAPAHDVVDGVNIHRRGHWTVANFVLPGLVKRLLQTGDYDLLVEDINKIPFYTPLYRGATPLLAIVPHLFGTTVYREANPLTATYVYGAERLVAPLYRDVDFEVISPSTRDDLIGRGMDGGRIRTIFCGMEHGKFTLADPPPRSETPLIVSWSRLRRYKSVDVAIRAFGRIVAARPDARMLVMGRGPDESRLRKLVAKLGLDDTVAFSGFMPWDELVHTLHRAHVFLNPSPKEGWGLTVIEANQCGLPVVASDRPGLRDSVRDGETGFLVPYGDDTAFAARALEIIDAPDLFARQSAAARAWAGTFSWQRCVDESLDLFREVARRGGRRV
- a CDS encoding class I SAM-dependent methyltransferase encodes the protein MRASTPDHWQKFWEEADTLELDDVYGTDGRMVREITGLLGQDLTGRRILEVGAGTGRDAVTLAKAGAEVLTLDYVPGSLELTVKAAGQVGVTVAPVCGNGMDSPFADGTFDVVFHQGLLEHFPDPLPLLRDNIRILKPGGSVVIDVPQTWHYYTLGKMALIAIDKWFAGWETQFTIAELERMMTDEGLTVTRSYGDWMVPGLWYRALRKILLTRLGWKLPMFPEPVPPLARLGEKWRAWFGTRRLSLYTTPTIGVIARKPEA
- the nusB gene encoding transcription antitermination factor NusB; its protein translation is MGKRRKGREIVLQSMYASLISGSALPDVLEDQILRRESADDTIVFARDLAGKVKAHAGELDRWLNSLISDRWDPSRLGTLEVVILTIGLAELRFSPDVPFRAVINEACELAHRYCEDGAVGFVNAILDRAAGETYPDLKQPGVTQPAPVVPTPDAAGDEEGAS
- a CDS encoding ABC transporter permease; this encodes MLDPRFRQAVAEARAALVQHRLRTVLSGLGIVIGVASISAVLAMGDGLEAFAREQIAASTGVLDVILAPQRTRTVAGERQPLREEDRFALDAAGLADLAAGLPGLAAATLWEQGTVEVAYADTAGVLVDLVGVLPGGIALGDFALGAGRDFTAADLAADRPVCLVPAAAAARLLPGGEFGTLRLEDTEFAVIGLLDGDEVPPVVVLQPRVARIDIDPSTTSLPSALFRAVAVEDVPALQDAVGARLDAAHPDWRERATLVSYRTYADQAARGLLLFKAFMVAITGIALLVGGIGIMNVLLMSVGERTREIGIRRAMGARAADIRRQVFVEAVLMCGAGAALGAGLGIAGAYGIAFVLRRISGNPFHAAVTWPSVAFAIGASVVVGMVFGILPARRAAGLQPVDAIRHE